A stretch of the Flavobacterium aquiphilum genome encodes the following:
- a CDS encoding DUF4979 domain-containing protein: protein MKNFNQICIEKNFTLSKSLALVSWFEKTNVKINSLFNFTLVVVMILLLPCITAEAQTGLINDDFSTGNTYNWVAATAGSTGQIINGKYNVTFPAPSGGKYRADFKKNGGITFHAGNYPIIAIKINKPPRCNYFFDTNLGSYNGVNNNGTKIVTDSGNVFYWDLSTGKLGTTTLSTTQETILSAFQIKIADIVLTDEEIVTNKTNYQVDWVKSFASVDALRAFLNPSGTTNPQFEFSGTFVHPGLLHNATDLNRIKDLVAQQTGRPYQSYQALVASGKASATYTMKGPYSALTRDTSLTIDGVAGGTVKNNVESDFMAAYYNALMYKINGNETHALKAIQILDAYSATTKSIVGTDSELNGLYGFMLVNAAEIMRSTYPAWTAAKVLRCQNMLKSVFYPVIGNFKPCAHGNWDIICMKALMGIAIFTEDVAMFNKTVNYYYYGEGNGSIKNYVLTDAGQLQESNRDQPHVMLAIGSLAELAEMALKQGVDLYSANNNAIMRGYEYTAQYNLGLDVPYQTSYDYCEKNYQDYTPTAISSNGRGDLRAVFEIAYNHYVYRKGLTMPQTMNVLAKMGPEGAPFGADNPGYGSLLFYLNSATDYQFANVGLIDDNFTTSPGTWKAVTTGSVATAEDGQLKITTVIQSNGKGRGDMQNNVTTVHSGNYPILAIKMKKPATCNFTFDTSLGSYGNGANKWTGKVGEEIYYYDLTKTGFGATPTMLSSTDATTLSTFQFKVADIASGETSYTVDWVKTVKTVGELSAFDPATGLINDNFLTTTDGWNVVTTGATAVADSGQLKVTLAKQTNGSYRGDIKKTAGTTLYPMNYPIVAIKFKKPVVANITLDSNLGSFGNGSNKWTGKIGNDIYYFDLSKTGFGSSSPLTNPTALTIFQFKIADITSGETGYQVDWIKTVKTVAELQTLTAPAYQTITFAALDTMKVGAADFGSAVATSGLPVTFLSSNENVATIVNGKIHIVGAGTSEISATQAGDVNYYAADVVKRTLTVVKKEQNITFNSISEKTIGDSDFDAGAISTSKLAISYVSSNPAVATIIDSKVHLIGAGSTTITATQLGNNEYLEATAVSQVLTVNKKQQNISFAALQEKIVDDADFDAGASTSSGLTVDYFSSNPSVATIINGQVHIVGAGISTISALQAGNDEFLEANSVSQTLTVNKKQQSISFLALAEKTVTDGDFDAGATASSGLAINYISSNPAVVNIIDGKIHIVGAGTSEITALQAGNDRYSEATSIIQKLTVNKQYYVDEDHDGFGSEAIAMLPVNDAPEGFANNNTDCKDTDASVHEPIKYYIDADNDGFGSKTEVYLCSSIAPKGYATNNTDCDDTLILFADNDSDGLGSSVIAACGVTNNSDCDDTNPNQLNVMIPDVYALNSTVDEKNTIYIGYGTPSLKIMATPSGGTAPYTYKWNSNETSQEITVSIAGTYTITVTDAKGCQNVASIVIKTINVQCGNTGNKVAICHNNQVICVSSDAVQSHLNHGDKLGSCVSSTTKKAGKEVVTDEVSTEAVVVFPNPVISNLNLKVNEVHAGAKVELFSSLGMKLLSQSLTTTFQTISMEGLPSGVYSLYIMNGNEVAIKRIVK, encoded by the coding sequence ATGAAAAATTTTAATCAAATATGTATTGAAAAAAACTTTACTTTATCAAAATCACTTGCTTTAGTTTCTTGGTTTGAAAAAACTAACGTAAAAATAAATAGTTTGTTCAATTTTACCTTAGTAGTTGTAATGATATTGCTATTACCTTGTATAACAGCTGAAGCTCAAACAGGGTTGATAAATGATGATTTTTCTACAGGTAACACTTATAACTGGGTTGCCGCAACAGCTGGGTCAACAGGACAAATTATAAATGGAAAATATAATGTGACCTTTCCTGCGCCATCGGGAGGGAAATACCGTGCTGATTTCAAAAAGAATGGAGGGATAACATTTCATGCTGGAAATTATCCTATAATTGCCATTAAGATTAATAAGCCACCTCGTTGTAATTATTTCTTTGATACGAACTTGGGATCTTATAATGGCGTTAATAACAATGGTACTAAGATTGTTACTGACAGTGGTAATGTTTTTTATTGGGACCTTTCAACTGGTAAGCTTGGTACAACCACGCTTTCTACTACTCAGGAAACTATTTTGTCTGCGTTTCAAATTAAAATTGCAGATATTGTCTTAACTGATGAAGAAATAGTTACAAATAAAACCAATTACCAGGTGGACTGGGTCAAGAGTTTTGCTTCCGTCGATGCACTTCGTGCTTTTTTAAATCCATCAGGAACTACAAATCCTCAATTTGAGTTCAGTGGCACCTTTGTGCATCCAGGATTACTCCACAATGCAACCGATCTTAACAGAATAAAGGATTTAGTGGCTCAACAGACAGGTCGCCCGTATCAGAGCTATCAGGCTTTGGTTGCTTCGGGAAAAGCCTCTGCTACCTATACTATGAAAGGACCTTATAGCGCTCTTACAAGAGATACTTCCCTTACAATTGACGGCGTAGCAGGAGGAACGGTAAAAAATAATGTAGAAAGCGATTTCATGGCGGCCTATTACAATGCATTAATGTATAAAATTAATGGTAATGAGACACACGCTTTAAAAGCTATTCAGATATTGGATGCTTATTCTGCTACAACAAAATCCATTGTTGGAACAGATTCAGAATTAAATGGTCTTTATGGATTTATGTTGGTTAACGCCGCTGAAATCATGCGTTCTACTTATCCGGCATGGACAGCAGCCAAAGTTTTGCGGTGTCAAAATATGCTGAAATCGGTATTCTATCCGGTAATAGGGAATTTTAAACCCTGTGCTCATGGTAACTGGGACATTATTTGTATGAAAGCTTTAATGGGAATTGCTATTTTTACTGAGGATGTTGCCATGTTCAATAAAACGGTAAACTACTATTATTACGGAGAAGGCAACGGAAGTATCAAAAATTATGTACTTACAGATGCAGGTCAATTGCAGGAAAGTAACCGAGACCAACCGCATGTAATGCTGGCTATAGGTTCTCTTGCTGAATTGGCAGAAATGGCACTAAAACAAGGGGTTGATTTATATTCAGCTAATAATAATGCCATAATGCGAGGATATGAATACACCGCTCAGTACAATTTGGGATTAGATGTTCCTTATCAAACCAGTTATGATTACTGCGAGAAAAATTACCAAGATTATACCCCAACTGCTATTTCTTCCAATGGTAGAGGTGATTTAAGAGCTGTATTTGAAATTGCATATAATCATTATGTCTACAGAAAGGGGTTAACGATGCCTCAAACAATGAATGTGTTAGCTAAGATGGGACCGGAGGGGGCTCCTTTTGGAGCTGATAATCCTGGTTATGGATCATTACTATTTTATTTGAATTCTGCTACTGACTATCAGTTTGCCAATGTTGGACTAATTGATGATAATTTTACTACTTCACCAGGTACTTGGAAGGCTGTAACTACAGGGTCAGTAGCTACGGCTGAAGATGGACAATTGAAAATCACTACAGTTATTCAATCAAATGGTAAAGGCCGAGGCGATATGCAAAATAATGTTACTACAGTACATTCTGGTAATTATCCGATTCTTGCTATTAAGATGAAGAAACCAGCAACATGTAATTTTACTTTCGATACTAGTTTGGGCAGTTATGGAAATGGAGCTAATAAGTGGACAGGTAAGGTTGGTGAGGAGATCTATTATTATGATTTAACTAAAACAGGTTTTGGTGCAACGCCAACTATGCTATCATCTACTGATGCCACAACACTTTCAACTTTTCAGTTCAAAGTTGCCGATATTGCCTCTGGTGAAACAAGTTATACTGTAGACTGGGTTAAAACGGTTAAAACAGTAGGTGAGCTTTCTGCTTTCGATCCCGCAACAGGCTTGATAAATGATAATTTCCTGACTACTACAGATGGTTGGAATGTAGTAACAACCGGTGCTACTGCTGTTGCAGATAGCGGACAATTAAAAGTGACTCTTGCCAAACAAACCAATGGTTCTTATCGTGGGGACATCAAAAAAACAGCAGGAACGACTTTATATCCTATGAATTATCCTATTGTGGCTATTAAGTTTAAAAAACCAGTAGTTGCTAATATCACTTTGGATTCTAATTTAGGTTCTTTCGGAAATGGGAGCAATAAATGGACTGGAAAAATCGGTAATGATATTTATTACTTTGATCTTTCAAAAACCGGATTTGGCTCAAGCAGTCCATTAACTAATCCAACTGCTTTAACAATTTTTCAATTTAAAATTGCTGATATTACATCAGGTGAAACTGGATATCAGGTTGATTGGATTAAAACCGTAAAAACCGTTGCCGAGTTGCAGACCTTGACTGCGCCAGCTTATCAAACAATTACTTTTGCAGCATTGGATACTATGAAAGTGGGTGCAGCTGATTTTGGTTCGGCTGTAGCTACCTCAGGGCTACCGGTAACTTTTTTAAGTTCCAATGAGAATGTTGCAACTATAGTAAATGGCAAAATTCATATTGTAGGGGCGGGAACTTCTGAGATTTCAGCCACGCAAGCCGGAGATGTTAATTACTACGCAGCAGATGTGGTGAAGCGAACTCTTACTGTGGTAAAAAAAGAGCAGAATATTACATTCAATAGTATATCTGAAAAAACAATTGGGGATTCTGATTTTGATGCAGGCGCCATTTCAACTTCAAAATTAGCGATAAGTTATGTTAGTTCTAATCCAGCTGTGGCGACCATAATTGATAGTAAAGTTCATCTAATAGGAGCGGGAAGTACTACAATCACGGCAACACAATTAGGAAACAATGAATATCTTGAAGCAACAGCGGTAAGTCAAGTCTTAACTGTAAACAAAAAGCAACAAAATATTAGTTTTGCAGCACTTCAGGAAAAAATAGTTGATGATGCCGATTTTGATGCGGGAGCTTCTACTAGTTCAGGATTGACTGTAGATTATTTCAGTTCAAATCCGTCTGTTGCGACTATTATTAATGGTCAGGTTCATATCGTTGGAGCTGGTATCTCCACGATTTCGGCCTTACAAGCCGGAAATGATGAATTTCTTGAAGCAAATTCAGTAAGTCAAACTTTAACCGTAAATAAAAAGCAACAAAGCATCAGTTTTCTAGCACTTGCAGAAAAAACTGTAACTGATGGTGATTTTGATGCTGGCGCTACTGCAAGTTCAGGATTAGCAATAAATTACATTAGCTCAAATCCTGCCGTAGTAAATATAATAGACGGTAAAATTCACATTGTAGGTGCAGGTACTTCTGAAATTACAGCTTTGCAGGCAGGTAATGATAGATACAGTGAGGCAACTTCTATTATTCAAAAACTAACAGTGAATAAACAGTATTATGTAGATGAGGATCATGATGGGTTTGGTTCAGAAGCTATAGCCATGTTGCCAGTTAATGATGCTCCGGAAGGATTTGCAAATAATAATACTGATTGCAAGGATACAGATGCAAGTGTTCATGAGCCAATAAAATATTATATAGATGCCGATAATGATGGTTTTGGATCTAAAACAGAAGTTTACTTGTGTTCTTCAATTGCTCCAAAAGGTTATGCTACAAACAATACTGATTGTGATGATACTCTGATTTTATTTGCAGACAATGATAGTGATGGACTTGGATCAAGTGTTATTGCTGCTTGTGGTGTTACTAATAATAGTGATTGTGATGATACAAATCCAAATCAGCTAAATGTAATGATTCCAGATGTTTATGCGCTAAATTCGACTGTAGACGAGAAAAATACTATTTATATAGGTTATGGTACACCATCGCTTAAGATTATGGCCACCCCATCAGGTGGTACAGCTCCCTATACTTATAAATGGAATTCAAATGAAACATCACAGGAAATAACGGTATCTATAGCAGGTACCTATACCATAACAGTAACGGATGCAAAAGGCTGTCAGAATGTCGCTTCTATTGTTATTAAAACGATCAATGTACAGTGTGGTAATACAGGCAATAAAGTTGCGATCTGCCATAATAATCAAGTAATTTGTGTAAGTTCTGATGCAGTTCAATCCCATTTGAATCATGGAGACAAGTTGGGTTCATGTGTTAGTTCCACAACTAAAAAAGCAGGAAAAGAAGTGGTTACTGATGAAGTATCAACTGAAGCCGTGGTGGTATTTCCTAATCCTGTCATAAGTAATTTGAATCTGAAAGTAAACGAAGTACATGCTGGTGCAAAAGTTGAATTGTTTAGTTCTTTAGGAATGAAGTTACTTTCCCAATCATTGACAACTACTTTTCAGACTATTTCTATGGAAGGTTTGCCTTCGGGAGTGTATTCATTATACATTATGAATGGGAATGAAGTTGCAATAAAGAGGATTGTCAAATAA